A genomic window from Silene latifolia isolate original U9 population chromosome Y, ASM4854445v1, whole genome shotgun sequence includes:
- the LOC141627733 gene encoding uncharacterized protein LOC141627733, with protein MPPPMEMAAPDSYGDSPFTDAIATVALPKGFSVPAMTLFEGTTNPCDHERREMENQALPFAPPICTKIINVITGGSELSGLTYSAAKRRATEGKEDHLETSCMVNQSNLPMVTFDETDVGNETEQHHDALTITLSIGNCTVRKVLVDTGSSVNLIMFETLKIMGFNKENLIKKSVPLVGFSDPSIISHKLSVNPGCTPVQQKRRKFAAEQNEVINKEVDNLLAAGMIREVSYPDWLSNVVVVPKKNGKLRVYVDFTDLNKACPKDPFPLPHIDAMRPKDVQRLAGKVATLSRFISRASDRCKLFYDILRKSKKFEWTEEHEKTFKELKFYLSTPPLLAKPEQGDPLFLYLSVTKAAVSAVLVREQEGMQHPVYYISKSLLPAETRHTSFEKLVLDLVTASYKLRPYLKTHTIHVVTNYPLKTIMRKPELSGRMTKWSVHLSGDDLQFEPRTRIKSQALADIVSNFCPATRVEAEKGMLTLPGDQESGVWTLYIDGASNARGAGVGLVLRSPKGDMMVQVVRCEFKATNNEAEYEALILEMQMAQGLKVRNLRVYSDSLFVVNNVNNEYVARDSKMIAYLKIDTEQKLKFRSFKITQVPRDQNVEADALATLGATFQPTELSTIPITHVLTPAIQKELEQSQQGEATRVQHMNRIGILASDENKNADSDWRKPYIEWLKDGKLPEDRKEA; from the exons ATGCCGCCACCCATGGAGATGGCAGCGCCTGACAGCTATGGGGACTCGCCCTTTACTGACGCTATAGCTACGGTGGCTTTGCCAAAAGGGTTCAGTGTCCCGGCAATGACTCTTTTTGAGGGGACCACAAATCCCTGTGATCAC gaaAGAAGGGAGATGGAAAATCAGGCGCTCCCCTTTGCCCCACCTATTTGCACCAAGATCAttaacgtgataacaggtggatcCGAGTTGTCAGGGTTAACCTACTCTGCAGCCAAGAGGCGAGCTACCGAAGGCAAAGAAGACCACCTAGAAACATCGTGCATGGTGAACCAGAGTAACTTGCCTATGGTCACGTTCGACGAAACTGACGTAGGGAACGAGACAGAGCAACACCACGACGCCCTTACCATAACGTTATCTATTGGGAACTGCACCGTGCGAAAGGTATTGGTAGACActggcagctcagtgaacctcaTCATGTTTGAAACTCTCAAAATAATGGGCTTTAACAAAGAAAACTTGATAAAGAAATCTGTGCCACTGGTGGGATTTAGCG atccatccatcatctCACACAAGTTAAGCGTGAATCCGGGCTGCACCCCAGTACAgcagaagagaagaaaatttgcggCAGAACAGAATGAGGTTATCAACAAGGAAGTAGACAACCTCCTGGCAGCAGGAATGATCAGGGAGGTCAGTTACCCTGATTGGCTCTCTAATGTAGTGGTAGtacctaagaagaatggaaagttGAGGGTGTACGTAGACTTTACGGACCTAAATAAAGCTTGTCCTAAAGATCCTTTTCCGCTACCACATATCGACGCAATG AGGCCAAAGGACGTGCAACGATTAGCAGGAAAGGTGGCAACATTGAGTAGATTCATCTCACGAGCCTCGGATAGATGCAAGCTGTTCTATGATATACTGAGAAAGAGCAAGAAGTTCGAGTGGACGGAGGAGCATGAGAAAACATTCAAAGAACTCAAGTTCTACCTAAGCACACCACCCCTGCTAGCTAAGCCAGAGCAGGGAGATCCACTGTTCCTATATCTGTCGGTTACAAAAGCGGCAGTGAGTGCCGTTCTGGTAAGAGAGCAAGAAGGGATGCAACATCCAGTATACTATATCAGTAAGTCTCTGCTTCCTGCTGAGACCAGGCATACATCTTTTGAGAAATTAGTGTTAGATCTAGTCACTGCTTCGTATAAACTACGTCCATATTTAAAAACTCATACAATTCATGTGGTAACTAATTATCCATTGAAAACGATCATGAGAAAGCCTGAATTATCTGGAAGAATGACCAAGTGGTCGGTACACTTAAGTGGCGATGATTTACAATTTGAGCCTAGAACGAGAATCAAGTCCCAGGCCCTGGCAGATATTGTCTCAAATTTCTGTCCCGCTACCCGTGTGGAGGCAGAAAAGGGGATGTTAACATTACCAGGGGACCAAGAAAGTGGGGTCTGGACCTTATACATAGATGGCGCTTCAAACGCTCGGGGAGCTGGTGTGGGTCTGGTCCTCAGGTCCCCAAAGGGGGATATGATGGTACAAGTAGTCAGGTGTGAATTCAAAGCAACTAATAATGAAGCAGAATACGAGGCACTTATACTCGAGATGCAAATGGCCCAAGGGCTCAAGGTGAGAAACCTGAGAGTGTATAGTGACTCATTGTTTGTGGTAAACAATGTTAACAACGAGTACGTGGCGCGTGATTCGAAAATGATAGCCTACCTGAAGATAGACACAGAGCAGAAGCTAAAGTTCCGATCTTTCAAGATTACTCAGGTCCCAAGGGATCAGAACGTGGAGGCAGATGCCTTGGCCACGTTGGGAGCCACCTTCCAGCCCACAGAACTCTCTACTATACCAATCACTCACGTGTTAACCCCAGCTATACAGAAGGAATTGGAGCAAAGTCAACAAGGGGAAGCAACGCGCGTGCAACACATGAATAGAATAGGAATCCTGGCATCAGATGAAAACAAAAATGCGGATTCAGATTGGAGGAAACCTTACATAGAGTGGTTGAAAGACGGGAAACTCCCAGAAGATAGGAAAGAAGCATAG